One segment of Streptomyces sp. TG1A-8 DNA contains the following:
- a CDS encoding zf-HC2 domain-containing protein — MRSLERHRDVGAYALGVLDEAEAFRFEDHLMECPRCAAHVTGFGPTTRQLLLYRRATPRFVHPLAQPGPRLLERLLGELAHRHRARRRRLLYGLAASVVLAVAGPGITAFAGRAEPEVRVTAATDPHTGVWAQVTAEDSEAGSRLRLEVRDGSGPHTCRLVAVGRDGSEQTAGDWWVPARTTATTTTLSGSSMHPREIARYEVRAADGRRLVTLRQR; from the coding sequence ATGAGGTCCCTGGAAAGGCATCGCGACGTCGGCGCGTACGCGCTCGGCGTGCTGGACGAGGCGGAGGCCTTCCGCTTCGAGGACCACCTCATGGAGTGCCCCCGGTGCGCGGCACACGTCACCGGGTTCGGCCCCACCACCCGGCAGCTGCTGCTGTACCGGCGCGCGACCCCGCGCTTCGTGCACCCGCTGGCCCAGCCCGGTCCCCGGCTGCTGGAGCGGCTCCTCGGCGAACTCGCGCACCGGCACCGGGCCCGGCGCCGCCGCCTGCTGTACGGCCTGGCCGCCTCGGTGGTGCTGGCCGTGGCCGGACCGGGCATCACGGCGTTCGCCGGTCGCGCGGAGCCGGAGGTGCGCGTCACCGCGGCCACCGATCCGCACACCGGGGTGTGGGCGCAGGTCACCGCCGAGGACTCGGAGGCGGGCAGCCGGCTGCGGCTGGAGGTCAGGGACGGCTCGGGACCGCACACCTGCCGTCTCGTGGCCGTCGGCCGGGACGGCAGCGAGCAGACCGCCGGCGACTGGTGGGTGCCCGCCCGCACCACCGCCACGACCACGACCCTGAGCGGCTCCTCGATGCACCCGCGGGAGATCGCCCGCTACGAGGTGCGCGCCGCGGACGGACGGCGCCTGGTCACGCTCCGGCAGCGGTGA
- a CDS encoding universal stress protein, with amino-acid sequence MTEQHERHERPAYRFERGTDGPKVILAGVDGSESSLRAAAYAGGLARRQHALLAVVYVQPVLAAGAALGAPVAETTDEIAEDLITQIREAAERVKGIFDVRWEFHTFRGDPYNGLVKAADELKADAVVVGASEQAGHRIIGSVAIRLVKAGRWPVTVVP; translated from the coding sequence GTGACGGAACAGCACGAACGACACGAGCGGCCCGCGTACCGCTTCGAGCGGGGCACGGACGGCCCGAAGGTCATCCTGGCCGGGGTGGACGGCTCGGAGTCCTCGCTGCGCGCCGCCGCGTACGCCGGTGGTCTGGCCCGGCGGCAGCACGCACTGCTGGCCGTCGTGTACGTGCAGCCGGTGCTGGCGGCCGGGGCGGCGCTCGGTGCACCGGTGGCAGAGACGACCGACGAGATCGCCGAGGACCTGATCACGCAGATCCGGGAGGCCGCGGAACGGGTCAAGGGGATATTCGACGTGCGCTGGGAGTTCCACACCTTCCGCGGCGATCCCTACAACGGTCTGGTGAAGGCGGCCGACGAGCTGAAGGCGGACGCGGTGGTGGTGGGCGCCTCGGAGCAGGCCGGGCACCGCATCATCGGCTCGGTGGCGATCCGGCTGGTGAAGGCGGGGCGCTGGCCGGTGACGGTCGTTCCGTAA
- a CDS encoding amidase gives MSSWAGRTAVQIAAAVRAKEVTPREVVAEHLARIERLDGRIGAFRTLRPGAALAEADEVGSRAALSELPLAGVPVAVKDNLAVRGESSRNGSAATPDTPAAEDHVTVARLRAAGAVVVGLTNVPELCVFGTTDGVHGTARNPWDTSRTAGGSSGGSAAAVAAGFVPLALGNDGMGSLRIPAAACGLVTLKPGRGVVPAGIGNGGWFGMAENGPLATTVEDLRLALDVLAGGRAGHREADRAPRSIAVALRSPLPGVGVGAPYATAVRQAAAVLAGAGHRVRRAEPPYPLSLGLTSLQHWTAGTAVDAEGLDPARLVRRTRVHAAVGRRFLRAVRTGDRRERLRARLVPFFTEHDALLTVALARRSPAAAPWHERGWLRNLLANTAASPFTPPWNLTGWPAMSVPFGSLPSGAPCAVQLAGPPGSEVVLLGLAEELQALRPWRRTAPPPPRARGRSSSALY, from the coding sequence GTGAGCAGCTGGGCCGGACGGACCGCCGTCCAGATCGCCGCCGCCGTGCGCGCCAAGGAGGTCACGCCGCGGGAGGTGGTGGCGGAGCACCTCGCGCGGATCGAGCGGCTCGACGGGCGGATCGGCGCCTTCCGCACCCTCCGGCCGGGTGCGGCGCTGGCCGAGGCGGACGAGGTCGGCTCCCGTGCCGCCCTGTCCGAACTCCCCCTGGCGGGCGTGCCGGTGGCCGTGAAGGACAACCTGGCGGTGCGCGGCGAGTCCTCGCGCAACGGCTCCGCCGCGACGCCGGACACGCCCGCCGCGGAGGACCACGTCACGGTGGCCCGGCTGCGGGCGGCCGGTGCCGTGGTGGTGGGGCTGACGAACGTGCCCGAGCTGTGCGTCTTCGGCACCACGGACGGCGTCCACGGCACCGCCCGCAATCCGTGGGACACCTCGCGCACGGCGGGCGGCTCGTCCGGCGGCAGCGCCGCCGCGGTGGCCGCCGGATTCGTGCCCCTCGCGCTCGGCAACGACGGCATGGGCTCGCTGCGCATACCGGCGGCCGCCTGCGGCCTCGTCACGCTGAAGCCGGGACGCGGGGTGGTGCCGGCCGGGATCGGCAACGGCGGCTGGTTCGGCATGGCGGAGAACGGCCCGCTGGCCACCACCGTCGAGGACCTGCGTCTGGCGCTGGACGTCCTCGCCGGCGGCCGGGCCGGGCACCGGGAGGCGGACCGCGCACCGCGCTCGATCGCCGTCGCGCTGCGCAGCCCGCTGCCCGGGGTGGGCGTCGGCGCGCCGTACGCGACCGCGGTCCGGCAGGCGGCGGCCGTGCTGGCCGGGGCCGGGCACCGGGTGAGGCGGGCCGAGCCGCCCTACCCCCTGTCCCTGGGACTGACCTCGCTGCAGCACTGGACGGCGGGCACGGCGGTGGACGCGGAGGGTCTCGACCCGGCGCGGCTGGTCCGGCGCACCCGGGTGCACGCGGCGGTGGGCCGCCGCTTCCTCCGCGCGGTCCGCACGGGCGACCGCCGCGAGCGCCTCCGGGCCCGGCTGGTCCCGTTCTTCACCGAGCACGACGCCCTGCTCACCGTGGCCCTCGCCCGCCGCTCCCCCGCGGCCGCCCCGTGGCACGAGCGGGGCTGGCTGCGCAACCTCCTGGCGAACACCGCCGCTTCGCCGTTCACCCCGCCGTGGAACCTGACGGGCTGGCCCGCCATGTCGGTCCCCTTCGGCAGCCTGCCCTCCGGCGCACCCTGCGCCGTCCAGCTCGCCGGGCCGCCCGGCAGCGAGGTGGTCCTGCTGGGGCTGGCGGAGGAATTGCAGGCGCTGCGCCCGTGGCGGCGGACGGCGCCGCCGCCACCTCGCGCCCGGGGGCGGTCGTCGAGCGCCCTGTACTGA
- a CDS encoding aldo/keto reductase, with translation MTALGRSGVGTGPLGFGAAGIGNLYTPLSDEQAHEAVRAAWERGIRYFDTAPHYGLGLSERRLGAALRGHDRSRYTVSTKVGRLLEPVDGPAGDDLANGFAVPATHRRVWDFSADGVRRGLEASLARLGLDRVDVVYLHDPDDHAGQAFREGYPALEELRAQGVVGAIGAGMNQTEMLTRFVRDTDVDVVLCAGRYTLLDQSAADELLPEAAARGVSVVIGGAFNSGLLADPAPGSTYDYARAPRQLLERALRLKEVAGRHGVTLRAAALAFCSAHPAVTTVLAGARSAAEVHDCADQFATPVPAAFWQEARDLGLLPGAGPS, from the coding sequence GTGACCGCCCTGGGCCGCAGCGGCGTCGGGACCGGCCCGCTGGGCTTCGGCGCCGCCGGCATCGGCAACCTCTACACCCCGCTCAGCGACGAGCAGGCGCACGAGGCCGTGCGGGCCGCCTGGGAGCGGGGCATCCGCTACTTCGACACCGCCCCCCACTACGGCCTCGGCCTGTCCGAGCGGCGCCTGGGCGCGGCCCTGCGCGGCCACGACCGTTCCCGGTACACCGTCTCCACCAAGGTGGGCCGCCTGCTGGAGCCGGTGGACGGCCCCGCCGGCGACGACCTGGCGAACGGCTTCGCCGTGCCGGCCACGCACCGCCGCGTCTGGGACTTCAGCGCGGACGGCGTCCGCCGCGGCCTGGAGGCCAGCCTGGCGCGCCTCGGCCTGGACCGGGTCGACGTCGTCTACCTCCACGACCCCGACGACCACGCCGGACAGGCCTTCCGCGAGGGCTACCCCGCCCTGGAGGAACTGCGCGCGCAGGGCGTCGTGGGCGCCATCGGCGCGGGCATGAACCAGACGGAGATGCTCACCCGGTTCGTCCGCGACACCGACGTGGACGTGGTGCTCTGCGCGGGCCGGTACACCCTGCTCGACCAGAGCGCGGCGGACGAGCTGCTGCCCGAGGCCGCCGCGCGGGGCGTGTCGGTCGTGATCGGGGGCGCCTTCAACTCCGGACTCCTGGCCGACCCCGCACCCGGATCCACGTACGACTACGCGCGTGCGCCCCGGCAGCTGCTGGAGCGCGCCCTGCGGCTGAAGGAGGTGGCCGGCCGCCACGGCGTCACCCTGCGGGCCGCCGCCCTGGCGTTCTGCTCCGCGCACCCGGCCGTCACCACGGTCCTGGCCGGTGCCCGCTCGGCCGCCGAAGTGCACGACTGTGCCGACCAGTTCGCCACTCCCGTCCCGGCCGCCTTCTGGCAGGAGGCGCGCGACCTCGGGCTGCTGCCCGGGGCGGGGCCGTCGTGA
- a CDS encoding amino acid permease, with product MAKLRMGEGILRRKPIEFVEETEAGEGTGLERSLGLWQLTAIGVGGIIGAGIFTLAGTVANGTAGPAVLVSFLIAGLASACAALSYAEFAGLIPKAGSAYTYGYAVLGEFAGWFIGWDLLLEYTAIVAVVAIGISGYFSFLVEEMGANLPAWMLGAPGTGHGRRVDLFAAVLCLLIAYLLNLGIRSAARFETFVVALKVLVVLLVVGVGVFHLDTGNYRPFFPFGVGGAFTGAATVFFAVFGYDAMSTAAEESKDAQRHMPKAIVYSLAISMVLYVAACLVLTGMQDYRRIDPESGFSTAFKSVGLSGLADVIAVGAIIGILTVMFTFMLGVTRVWFSMSRDGLLPRWFARTHPTRHVPTRVTWIVGAGSALIAGFVPIGQAAELTNIGILLAFVVVCAAVIVLRYRQPELPRTFRTPWMPFVPALGVVFSVWLITFLQWQTWARFAVWFLIGCLIYFGYSYRRSALAGGRRAG from the coding sequence ATGGCCAAGCTCCGCATGGGTGAGGGAATTCTCCGCCGCAAACCCATCGAGTTCGTCGAGGAGACCGAGGCCGGCGAGGGCACCGGGCTGGAGAGGTCGCTCGGCCTGTGGCAGCTCACCGCCATCGGCGTGGGCGGCATCATCGGCGCGGGCATCTTCACGCTGGCCGGCACGGTGGCGAACGGCACGGCCGGGCCGGCGGTGCTGGTGTCGTTCCTGATCGCCGGTCTCGCGAGTGCCTGCGCGGCGCTGTCGTACGCCGAGTTCGCGGGACTGATCCCGAAGGCCGGCTCGGCGTACACCTACGGCTACGCGGTGCTCGGCGAGTTCGCGGGTTGGTTCATCGGCTGGGACCTGCTGCTGGAGTACACCGCGATCGTCGCCGTGGTCGCCATCGGCATCTCCGGGTACTTCAGCTTCCTGGTCGAGGAGATGGGCGCGAACCTGCCCGCCTGGATGCTGGGGGCGCCCGGCACCGGGCACGGGCGCCGGGTCGACCTGTTCGCGGCCGTGCTGTGCCTGCTGATCGCCTACCTGCTCAACCTGGGCATCCGCAGCGCGGCCCGTTTCGAGACGTTCGTGGTCGCGCTGAAGGTGCTGGTGGTGCTGCTGGTGGTCGGAGTGGGGGTGTTCCACCTCGACACCGGCAACTACCGCCCGTTCTTCCCCTTCGGCGTGGGCGGGGCGTTCACCGGCGCGGCGACGGTGTTCTTCGCGGTGTTCGGCTACGACGCGATGTCCACGGCGGCCGAGGAGTCGAAGGACGCGCAGCGGCACATGCCCAAGGCGATCGTCTACTCGCTGGCGATCTCGATGGTGCTGTACGTGGCGGCGTGCCTGGTGCTGACGGGCATGCAGGACTACCGGCGCATCGACCCGGAGAGCGGCTTCTCGACGGCGTTCAAGTCGGTGGGCCTGAGCGGTCTCGCGGACGTGATCGCGGTGGGTGCGATCATCGGCATCCTCACGGTGATGTTCACCTTCATGCTGGGGGTGACCCGGGTGTGGTTCTCCATGTCCCGGGACGGGCTGCTGCCCCGGTGGTTCGCCAGGACCCATCCGACGCGGCACGTGCCGACCCGGGTGACCTGGATCGTCGGCGCGGGTTCGGCGCTGATCGCCGGGTTCGTCCCGATCGGGCAGGCGGCCGAGCTGACCAACATCGGCATCCTGCTGGCGTTCGTGGTGGTGTGCGCGGCGGTGATCGTGCTGCGCTACCGGCAGCCGGAGCTGCCGCGCACCTTCCGCACGCCGTGGATGCCGTTCGTGCCCGCGCTGGGTGTCGTCTTCTCGGTCTGGCTGATCACGTTCCTGCAGTGGCAGACCTGGGCGCGGTTCGCCGTGTGGTTCCTGATCGGCTGTCTGATCTACTTCGGCTACTCCTACCGCCGCTCGGCGCTCGCCGGAGGCCGGCGGGCCGGGTGA
- a CDS encoding CapA family protein, whose protein sequence is MIGRRQRVALALTALLAAAASCQNHARQNSAGAGLPAPPAARGFTLVASGEILPHASVTDRARFDAGGSGYDFRPMLSAAEPAASHADLALCHLGGVYGADGDHGGPVPGAPPQLAQGLTAAGYDGCSTASEHALDDGAPGIRRTLEAMDRAGLQHAGTARTDAEAGSVTLLRAGLARVAHLAYTYATAGPGLPPGQPWAVNLIDEQRIVSDARAARLAGADVVVVSLHWGTAWQDAPDAAQVALADRLTASRTNGRPDVDLILGTHAHVPQAYEKVNGTWVVYGLGDQIAGEMYNDRGVRDSRGNESTLARFTFAPPTRPGGRWRVTRAEFVPQMYDLDAGRVVDVDRAIARGADLHGVRDRIRDVVLSRGAAGDGLVTGR, encoded by the coding sequence ATGATCGGACGCAGACAACGAGTGGCGCTGGCCCTGACCGCACTCCTCGCCGCGGCGGCCTCCTGCCAGAACCACGCGCGGCAGAACTCCGCCGGCGCGGGCCTCCCGGCACCGCCCGCCGCCCGCGGCTTCACCCTGGTCGCCTCCGGCGAGATCCTGCCGCACGCCTCCGTGACCGACCGGGCGCGCTTCGACGCCGGCGGCAGCGGCTACGACTTCCGCCCGATGCTCTCCGCCGCCGAACCCGCCGCCTCCCACGCCGACCTGGCACTGTGTCACCTGGGTGGCGTCTACGGCGCCGACGGCGACCACGGCGGCCCCGTGCCGGGAGCGCCGCCCCAACTCGCCCAGGGACTCACCGCCGCCGGCTACGACGGCTGCTCCACCGCCTCCGAGCACGCCCTGGACGACGGCGCCCCCGGCATCCGGCGCACCCTGGAGGCCATGGACCGGGCCGGCCTCCAGCACGCCGGCACCGCCCGCACCGACGCCGAGGCCGGCTCGGTCACGCTGCTGCGGGCGGGCCTGGCCAGGGTGGCGCACCTGGCGTACACCTACGCCACCGCCGGCCCCGGACTCCCGCCAGGCCAGCCCTGGGCGGTCAACCTGATCGACGAACAGCGGATCGTCTCCGACGCCCGCGCCGCCCGGCTGGCCGGCGCCGACGTGGTCGTCGTCTCCCTGCACTGGGGCACCGCCTGGCAGGACGCCCCCGACGCCGCGCAGGTCGCCCTCGCCGACCGGCTCACCGCCTCGCGGACCAACGGGCGCCCGGACGTGGACCTGATCCTCGGTACCCACGCCCACGTCCCGCAGGCGTACGAGAAGGTCAACGGCACCTGGGTGGTCTACGGCCTGGGCGACCAGATCGCCGGCGAGATGTACAACGACCGGGGCGTGCGGGACTCGCGCGGCAACGAGTCCACCCTCGCCCGCTTCACCTTCGCCCCGCCCACCCGGCCCGGCGGCCGCTGGCGGGTCACCCGGGCCGAGTTCGTCCCGCAGATGTACGACCTCGACGCCGGCCGGGTCGTCGACGTCGACCGGGCCATCGCCCGGGGCGCCGACCTGCACGGCGTGCGCGACCGCATCCGGGACGTCGTCCTCAGCCGGGGCGCGGCCGGGGACGGGCTCGTCACGGGGCGGTGA
- a CDS encoding lipase maturation factor family protein codes for MNWFTAPDYWLGRLVLQRALAGVYLVAFLTAALQFRALLGERGMLPVTRFTARVPFRRAPSLFHLHYSDRFFAACAWTGCAVSAALLAGADGALPLWGGVLLWLVPWALYLSIVNVGQTWYAFGWESLLLETGFLAAFLGNDEVAPPVLVLFLLRWILFRVEFGAGLIKLRGDACWRRLTCLDYHHETQPMPGPLSWFFHHLPKPVHRAEVAANHVTQLVVPVLLFAPQPVASAAAALVIVTQLWLVLSGNFSWLNWITIVLALSALRPPAAAPAVPPAPLWYEVLVSAVAALLLCLSHHPVRNMVSRRQVMNRSFDPLHLVNTYGAFGSVSRVRHEVVVEGTLDAVPREDADWREYEFRGKPGDPRRWPRQFAPYHLRLDWLMWFAALSPGYADDWFGKLVERLLENDPDTLRLLRRSPFPPDTPPRHVRARLFRYRYTTWRELRETGACWERTYVREYLPPVRLDLAARRP; via the coding sequence GTGAACTGGTTCACCGCCCCCGACTACTGGCTGGGCCGGCTGGTCTTGCAGCGGGCCCTGGCAGGCGTGTACCTCGTGGCGTTCCTGACGGCCGCGCTGCAGTTCCGGGCGCTGCTCGGCGAGCGCGGCATGCTGCCCGTGACCCGCTTCACGGCCCGGGTGCCGTTCAGGCGGGCGCCGAGCCTGTTCCACCTGCACTACTCGGACCGCTTCTTCGCCGCCTGCGCCTGGACGGGCTGCGCGGTGTCGGCGGCCCTGCTCGCCGGCGCGGACGGCGCCCTGCCGCTGTGGGGCGGCGTCCTGCTGTGGCTGGTGCCGTGGGCGCTGTACCTGTCGATCGTCAACGTGGGCCAGACGTGGTACGCGTTCGGCTGGGAGTCGCTGCTGCTGGAGACCGGCTTCCTCGCGGCCTTCCTCGGCAACGACGAGGTCGCGCCGCCGGTCCTGGTGCTGTTCCTGCTGCGCTGGATCCTGTTCCGGGTGGAGTTCGGCGCCGGGCTGATCAAGCTCCGCGGCGACGCCTGCTGGCGGAGGCTGACCTGTCTGGACTACCACCACGAGACCCAGCCGATGCCGGGCCCGCTGAGCTGGTTCTTCCACCACCTCCCCAAGCCCGTGCACCGGGCGGAGGTGGCCGCCAACCACGTCACCCAGCTGGTGGTGCCCGTCCTGCTGTTCGCTCCGCAGCCGGTCGCCTCGGCCGCCGCCGCGCTGGTGATCGTCACCCAGCTGTGGCTGGTGCTGTCCGGCAACTTCTCCTGGCTGAACTGGATCACCATCGTGCTGGCGCTGTCCGCGCTCCGGCCGCCCGCCGCGGCACCGGCCGTGCCGCCCGCGCCGCTGTGGTACGAGGTCCTGGTGTCGGCGGTGGCCGCCCTCCTGCTCTGCCTGAGCCACCACCCGGTGCGGAACATGGTCTCGCGCCGCCAGGTCATGAACCGCTCCTTCGACCCCCTGCACCTGGTCAACACCTACGGCGCGTTCGGCAGCGTCAGCCGGGTCCGCCACGAGGTGGTGGTCGAGGGCACGCTGGACGCCGTACCCCGGGAGGACGCGGACTGGCGGGAGTACGAGTTCAGGGGCAAGCCCGGCGATCCCCGTCGCTGGCCCCGCCAGTTCGCGCCCTACCACCTGCGGCTGGACTGGCTGATGTGGTTCGCCGCGCTCTCCCCCGGCTACGCCGACGACTGGTTCGGCAAGCTGGTGGAACGGCTGCTGGAGAACGACCCCGACACCCTGAGGCTGCTGCGCCGCTCCCCGTTCCCGCCGGACACCCCGCCCCGTCACGTCCGCGCCCGCCTGTTCCGCTACCGCTACACCACCTGGCGCGAGCTGCGGGAGACGGGAGCGTGCTGGGAGCGGACGTACGTGCGGGAGTACCTGCCCCCGGTCCGGCTGGACTTGGCGGCCCGCCGGCCATGA
- a CDS encoding SpoIIE family protein phosphatase, whose protein sequence is MADRGASAPPLPEDWPAHPDPILALNRMGSFDWDLDAGLFHMDAQAHEVFDLLPEEYDGRVESLSLRVPPHEAARLDTVVANAIKGGSETYGTYFRIHCRDGTSRWTHTQGYIRRDGTGRPRRVVGILRDATRELADSEARSLRAAQDEAFRQQTSVVQVTSAALAHARSVQDVIDVVQDTHGVRHLGAAGVVIGLVEAGRIRLAAEGPADSSGPGTRVTRIDEPYPMSEVVCTLTPRFIESPEEFAEGYPVLWPHLTGLHITSAAYLPLIAQGRPIGAMGLLYSDRRGFSAQERTVLVALGSSIAQSLQRAMLYEQDRDLAQSLQQAMLPRTIPSVRGADVAVRYRAATAGGAVGRDIGGDWYDLIPLPGGRVGAVIGDVQGHDTHAAAVMGQLRIVLRAYAAEGHTPATVMARASVFLHELDTDRFATCLYAEADLATGVVQVVRAGHIDPLVRHADGSCHRVPAEGGLPLGLSAEFGRLEYPVSTLELDPGHTLLLCTDGLVEQPGADLDDGMRALAGFIAKGPEGVRDLADRLIEVADERGGDDDVALLLLRRRVPETSRAGGRLQQRVTPGDPEALAEARHMIGAAVRSWGARDRADEIELAADELITNTLMHTEGSAILTLRVVDDGDRRLRVEVEDSSSALPRRREVGESGVSGRGLLLVELLADGWGVEARGGGKAVWCEFRVPAGAAG, encoded by the coding sequence ATGGCTGATCGGGGAGCGAGTGCCCCGCCACTCCCGGAGGACTGGCCCGCCCACCCGGACCCGATCCTGGCGCTCAACCGCATGGGAAGCTTCGACTGGGACCTGGACGCGGGCCTCTTCCACATGGACGCCCAGGCCCACGAGGTGTTCGACCTGCTCCCCGAGGAATACGACGGCCGCGTGGAGTCCCTGTCGCTGCGGGTGCCGCCGCACGAGGCCGCCCGTCTCGACACGGTGGTCGCCAACGCCATCAAGGGCGGCAGCGAGACCTACGGCACCTACTTCCGCATCCACTGCCGCGACGGCACCTCCCGCTGGACCCACACCCAGGGCTACATCCGGCGCGACGGGACCGGACGGCCGCGCCGGGTCGTCGGCATCCTCCGCGACGCCACCCGGGAACTCGCCGACAGCGAGGCCCGCAGCCTGCGCGCCGCCCAGGACGAGGCCTTCCGCCAGCAGACCAGCGTCGTCCAGGTGACCTCCGCCGCCCTCGCGCACGCCCGCAGCGTCCAGGACGTCATCGACGTCGTCCAGGACACCCACGGCGTGCGCCACCTCGGCGCGGCCGGCGTGGTGATAGGCCTGGTGGAGGCCGGCCGGATCCGGCTCGCCGCCGAGGGCCCCGCCGACAGCTCCGGGCCCGGCACCCGGGTGACCCGGATCGACGAGCCGTACCCGATGAGCGAGGTCGTGTGCACGCTCACCCCGCGCTTCATCGAGTCCCCCGAGGAGTTCGCCGAGGGCTACCCGGTCCTGTGGCCGCACCTCACCGGCCTGCACATCACCTCCGCCGCCTACCTGCCCCTGATCGCCCAGGGCCGCCCGATCGGCGCCATGGGCCTGCTCTACAGCGACCGGCGCGGCTTCTCCGCCCAGGAGCGGACCGTGCTGGTCGCGCTCGGCAGCAGCATCGCGCAGAGCCTGCAGCGGGCCATGCTCTACGAGCAGGACAGGGACCTGGCCCAGAGCCTGCAGCAGGCGATGCTGCCCCGCACCATCCCCAGCGTCCGCGGCGCCGACGTGGCCGTGCGCTACCGCGCCGCCACCGCCGGGGGCGCCGTCGGCCGGGACATCGGCGGCGACTGGTACGACCTGATACCGCTGCCCGGCGGCCGGGTCGGCGCGGTCATCGGCGACGTGCAGGGCCACGACACCCACGCGGCGGCCGTCATGGGCCAGCTGCGGATCGTGCTGCGCGCCTACGCCGCCGAGGGCCACACCCCGGCCACGGTGATGGCCCGCGCCTCGGTCTTCCTGCACGAACTCGACACCGACCGCTTCGCCACCTGCCTGTACGCCGAGGCCGACCTGGCCACCGGCGTCGTCCAGGTGGTCCGCGCCGGGCACATCGACCCCCTGGTGCGGCACGCCGACGGCAGCTGCCACCGGGTCCCGGCCGAGGGCGGGCTGCCGCTCGGCCTGTCCGCCGAGTTCGGCCGCCTGGAGTACCCCGTCTCCACCCTCGAACTCGATCCCGGCCACACCCTGCTGCTGTGCACCGACGGGCTGGTCGAACAGCCCGGGGCCGACCTGGACGACGGCATGCGGGCCCTGGCCGGGTTCATCGCCAAGGGCCCCGAGGGGGTGCGCGACCTCGCCGACCGGCTGATCGAGGTGGCCGATGAGCGCGGCGGTGACGACGACGTGGCCCTGCTCCTGCTGCGCCGCCGGGTGCCGGAGACGTCGCGGGCCGGCGGCCGGCTCCAGCAGCGCGTGACCCCCGGCGACCCGGAGGCCCTCGCCGAGGCCCGGCACATGATCGGTGCCGCCGTCCGCTCCTGGGGCGCCCGGGACCGGGCCGACGAGATCGAGCTGGCCGCCGACGAACTGATCACCAACACGCTGATGCACACCGAGGGCTCGGCGATCCTCACCCTCAGGGTCGTCGACGACGGCGACCGCCGGCTGCGCGTGGAGGTCGAGGACTCCTCCAGCGCGCTGCCGCGCCGCCGGGAGGTGGGCGAGAGCGGGGTCTCCGGACGCGGGCTGCTCCTGGTGGAGCTGCTCGCCGACGGCTGGGGCGTGGAGGCGCGAGGCGGCGGCAAGGCCGTGTGGTGCGAGTTCCGGGTGCCGGCCGGTGCCGCCGGCTGA
- a CDS encoding sigma-70 family RNA polymerase sigma factor: protein MTAGTSLPHGTTTAEHELAALQREHGGFLFALLLRLSDGDRQRAEDLVQETLVRAWQHPEALRADAFDSVRPWLLTVARRLAIDARRARRARPAEIGDGVPENARVTADHAERAVATLDVRRAVRTLTPEHRDVLVLVYFRGASVTEASDILGIPPGTVKSRAYYALRALRRVLPGYATDLR from the coding sequence ATGACGGCCGGAACCTCACTTCCCCACGGGACGACGACCGCCGAGCACGAGCTGGCCGCGCTCCAGCGCGAGCACGGCGGCTTCCTGTTCGCGCTGCTGCTCAGGCTGAGCGACGGGGACCGGCAGCGCGCCGAGGACCTCGTGCAGGAGACCCTGGTGCGCGCCTGGCAGCATCCGGAGGCCCTGCGCGCCGACGCCTTCGACTCCGTACGGCCCTGGCTGCTCACCGTCGCCCGGCGGCTGGCGATCGACGCGCGGCGGGCCCGGCGGGCGCGCCCGGCCGAGATCGGCGACGGGGTGCCGGAGAACGCGCGGGTGACCGCCGACCACGCCGAGCGGGCCGTCGCGACGCTGGACGTCCGGCGGGCCGTGCGGACCCTCACCCCGGAGCACCGCGACGTCCTGGTCCTCGTGTACTTCCGCGGGGCCAGCGTGACGGAGGCCTCGGACATCCTCGGCATTCCGCCCGGTACCGTGAAATCCCGCGCGTACTACGCGCTGCGCGCCCTGCGGCGGGTCCTTCCGGGTTACGCGACCGACCTGCGGTGA